The sequence TTCCTTCGACGATGATGCATAGTTCATGTGATTTGATTTCTTTTACTGGTTCCAGGTCGCCCATGACACCATTTTTTCCGAACACCCGGAAGCTGATTTTGTAATCTTCGTCTATGAATTCTTCTGCCGTTTGCTGTTCAGCAAGTTCAATGACTTTATCGATATTTTTAATCGTATAAGGGTCGCGGATTCCGGCGATGCCGATGTACTTTTCGCCGTTTTTCCCCGATCCTTCAAGCTTCACTTTCACTTTTCCTTCGATAGGGACAAATTTCGTTCCAGTAATTCGGGTTGTTTTTTCATCATATTGCTCGTATACACAATCGGTCATGTCGAGCATTCCGCCTGCGACATATTCATAGTAAGGATTGGACCGTTCGTACATGGCATGGCCTGCGACTGAAGCAATCGTACAGCGCTGGTCCGGATGCATGGCGGTCACTTTCACATCTTCATGGGTGATGGTTCCAATGACACTCTCTTTGGCGCCATATGGTTCTGCACAGAAAGATGCACATTCAAGCACTTTGCCGAGATAGTAAGCAAGATGCTCGGGAAAACCTTCCCTGATGGCGGGAGCAGCGAAAATGGCACTGTCGCTGGAACGGCCGCCAATGATGACGTCAGCGCCCATATCGAGCGCCTTGATAAACGGATGGACGCCGGCAACTGCTACGATGCGTGTTGTTTTGTCCAGGTCTTCTTTTGAAAGGGGATCACGCCCATCAAGACCCTCAATTGCAATGCCCTGTTCCATTTTCTCTTCAATTTCTTCCTTTTCGACTTCTGAATAAAAATAAGCCAGTTTAAAAGGAGGAAGGTTATGTTCCTCGGCAATTTCCCTGATTAGTTCAACATACATATCAACCCGGCTGTTCGACCCGCTGTCACCCGCTGAACCAATGATCATCGGAACTCCCTGTTCCCTTGCAGCAAGCAGCATGAGCTCCAAATCATGCTTCTGCCATTTCCGCATGCTTACGGAACGGTCTGCACCTAAAGCGGTCGCACCAATATCGTCACTGCCGGAATCACAGCAATAATAGTCGGGTTTTGTGGCAGCGGCTATTTTAAAACTTTCTTCTTTCGTCGGGGCAAATCCCAGATGTCCATTTGGACATACGATGCGAAGTTCTTTTTTCATTAATGTTCCCCTCCTGAATTCAATTCAACATGACATGTTATAACCAGTTAAGCCACATTATAATGCCGTTTTATTTTATTGTCAATTCTGAAAATTAAAAAGAGTCAAATCCCTGGGGATTCAACTCGTTGTCCGGGTGATGAAAAATTTATACTTATCTCCCTTATAGTACGCTGTGCGATATTCAATGGGCTGGTTACCGGCATAGAAGATGGAGGTGACTTTAAATATCGGGGCCGTTTTCTTCAGTCTCAGAAAAGAAGAAATGTATTCATCAGAAAGCACTGCTTCAAATGTTTGCTCCATATGGGTTGGCGTGATATCAGGGATTTTTCCGTATAAATCCAGGGTGGAGAAAGGCCGGTCATGTTCTTTTTCCAGACGGGCTGCCTTGATGATCTGTTCACCGACATCCATCGGAAAGAAACTATCATAGAACACAATCGGGAGCATGTCACCATACCCGATCAGCTGCAGATTTGCGACTTTATCCATCATTTTCGTGTGTAAAAGAGTAGATAATTGAAAATCGGTCAAAACCGTGTCTGCTTTTACGATTTCTGTAGAAGCAACAAGGCACTGTTGGGTCAGTGTAGATTGAAAACTATTAATCTTCGTTAATTCCTGTTTAATGGTGGGACTGGCAACGAACGTCCCCTTCCCATGGCTTCGATAAAGCAGCCCTTCATTTACAGCGAGGTTGATTGCCTGCCTTACAGTGATTCTGCTTACGTTATATTCCTGCCCGAGCTCCCTTTCGGAAGGAATTTGCTGTTCAGGTGTCAGTTCGCCTGTTTTGATTTTGTTTGATAACAGGTCTTTTAACTGGATGTATAAAGGAGTTGAACTGCTGCGATCGAGATTCATCGTTTCATCACCAACTGTTTTTAAAAGTATTTTAAATCATTATAACAATGTATAGAAAAATAAGAAAACTCCACGGCTGTTAACAAATACCAGCAAGCTAGACGCAAAAAGTTATTTGATTATTTTAAAAAATCTGATATAATTCATTTTAACATGACATGATATAACCAGTTAATCATAGTGAGAAAGTTGTTTATCAGCCCGGGTGGAGATTTTTTTACATGTAAAATGAAAACGCTTTTTTATGGAGGTGGCCGATATGATGGGAGTTCCTTTGCCAATTTTTTATTTGATCGGTTTGGTCGCTTTTGTTGCCATTCTTTTTGTCGGATTTAAGCGGCCGATGTATGAAGTCATGACATTCTCGTTTTTGTTCATTATTTTGGTTTCCGGTCAATTCGAGATGTTCTGGTCTTCGTTGCTGTATCCGTCGACAAGCAGTTTGTTTTATGCGATCTTTGCTTTTATGGTGGTTGCTGTGATTTTTGATGCGACCAGAGTTGTCGAACGAATCATCAATTTGATGTTATCCGTCGTCGGAAGGTTCAGGGGAGGAGCAGGTTATGTATCTCTTTTAGGCAGTACGTTTATGGCCTCCCTTTCCGGTACAGGACCTGGAAATGTTGCCGCGACAGGTGTTTTCACAATCCCAACTATGAAAAAAGCGGGATATCCTGCCAAGCTTGCCGCCACAACGGAAATGTCGGCAAGTATGCTCGGAAACATCATTCCGCCTTCCGGTATTGTTCTTCTCACCTTTGGGATATTGGAAGGAATAAGTCCCGGCAGCATATCGCTGAGTCAGTGGTTTGTCGTCGCTTACGCCGTTGGATTTTGGTTTTTCCTGCAGCGCTGGCTCACATTATGGGGCATGTGCAAATACTACAAGGTAAAGCCGATTGCGAATGAAGATATTCCAAAGTTTTCAAAAAGCCTAAAAATTGGCTGGCCTGCACTGGTCCTGCCGGCGCTGATTTTTATACCTTTATTTGCAGATGCTCAGTTCAAAGACATGATTATATCACGTATAGGCGAGGATGGAGCTGCGGCCTTTTCTTCTTCCGTACTGATGTTCACTCCAGGTTTGGCCGGTGCTTATGCGATAGGAATCGGAAAGAAAGCGTTTTTCTCGGGGTCTGAAACAAATATCGGGCAGATGATTACAACTTTAAAAGGTTCGCTTCAAAAAGTAGTGCCGATCGGCGTGACCATTTATATGGCTTATGCGACTTCGCAAGTTTTTGCCGGCATGGGCATGGAGCAGGTTGTCCGTGATTGGTTTGTTTCGTTAGGAATGACTGTTCCGCTGATGATTGTGATTCTGCCGCTGTTTTTTATGATACTTGGAATGGTACTTCCGGGGTCGGCCCAGATTGCCATTCTTGGCGGTGCGATGATTGCGGCTTTCGGTTCGCTTGGCGGCGATCCGGTACTGTTTGCAGTACTGCTGCCTGCCATGACAG comes from Bacillus marinisedimentorum and encodes:
- a CDS encoding acyclic terpene utilization AtuA family protein; the protein is MKKELRIVCPNGHLGFAPTKEESFKIAAATKPDYYCCDSGSDDIGATALGADRSVSMRKWQKHDLELMLLAAREQGVPMIIGSAGDSGSNSRVDMYVELIREIAEEHNLPPFKLAYFYSEVEKEEIEEKMEQGIAIEGLDGRDPLSKEDLDKTTRIVAVAGVHPFIKALDMGADVIIGGRSSDSAIFAAPAIREGFPEHLAYYLGKVLECASFCAEPYGAKESVIGTITHEDVKVTAMHPDQRCTIASVAGHAMYERSNPYYEYVAGGMLDMTDCVYEQYDEKTTRITGTKFVPIEGKVKVKLEGSGKNGEKYIGIAGIRDPYTIKNIDKVIELAEQQTAEEFIDEDYKISFRVFGKNGVMGDLEPVKEIKSHELCIIVEGIADTKETAEALTLFGTRQIFYARLPEVKGTAGTASFIVDDVLPATASYSWTLNHTIPVDSPLELFDVNVTTIGEPIEV
- a CDS encoding GntR family transcriptional regulator; translation: MNLDRSSSTPLYIQLKDLLSNKIKTGELTPEQQIPSERELGQEYNVSRITVRQAINLAVNEGLLYRSHGKGTFVASPTIKQELTKINSFQSTLTQQCLVASTEIVKADTVLTDFQLSTLLHTKMMDKVANLQLIGYGDMLPIVFYDSFFPMDVGEQIIKAARLEKEHDRPFSTLDLYGKIPDITPTHMEQTFEAVLSDEYISSFLRLKKTAPIFKVTSIFYAGNQPIEYRTAYYKGDKYKFFITRTTS
- a CDS encoding TRAP transporter large permease subunit: MMGVPLPIFYLIGLVAFVAILFVGFKRPMYEVMTFSFLFIILVSGQFEMFWSSLLYPSTSSLFYAIFAFMVVAVIFDATRVVERIINLMLSVVGRFRGGAGYVSLLGSTFMASLSGTGPGNVAATGVFTIPTMKKAGYPAKLAATTEMSASMLGNIIPPSGIVLLTFGILEGISPGSISLSQWFVVAYAVGFWFFLQRWLTLWGMCKYYKVKPIANEDIPKFSKSLKIGWPALVLPALIFIPLFADAQFKDMIISRIGEDGAAAFSSSVLMFTPGLAGAYAIGIGKKAFFSGSETNIGQMITTLKGSLQKVVPIGVTIYMAYATSQVFAGMGMEQVVRDWFVSLGMTVPLMIVILPLFFMILGMVLPGSAQIAILGGAMIAAFGSLGGDPVLFAVLLPAMTGALEGMTPPLALGLFVAMGIAGSGFKETSKLALVWILLHVLLSMLLLTGLLPIVGL